In Methanosarcinales archaeon, the DNA window CTGGGGGGACGTGCACATGGCTTTGCACTCGTCTTGTTCACGCACCACACCACCCGTCTGTAAAAACAGAATTACAATATCTCAACAACAAAACCTGCACCCTCTGGCCGAAGGGCAGCAGGGTGCAGCCAACCTTATACACTCATGCATTCCGGGTCTGGTGTGCTTATAATGGAAGAATACTTTCAGGGAAGCTTGTGCAACAGGACCGTGAGGATGAGCCAGCTGGTGTGCTGCTTGAGTGGATAAAGGCAGAAAAAGAAATACGTGAGCAGAACAATAAACCAATACGGAGGAAAACTCGTGGTAATAAAGCCTGATGAATGGTTACAACAGGCCGAATATGATATAGAAACAGCAGATTACCTATATGAAGGGGAAAGATATTTCTATGCTGTTTTCATGTGTCACCTGTCAATTGAAAAAGCACTCAAAGGGCTTTATGTTAAAAAATTCAGCAAAACGCCACCCTAAGGAAGTATTGAAATGGTTAAAAGCAAAGTAGTAGATGCAGTTACTTTCCTGCAACAATGCCTGAGAGAAACAGGGTTGGATGTCTCAAAGATAATTATATTCGGTTCACAAAGCCGAGATAATGCCACCGAAGACAGCGACATAGATATTGCCATCATTTCAAAGGACTTCAGCAATAAAGATATTTTTGAGCGAGCCCTGTTGACAAAGGATGCTGAAATAAAAACAATTCGAAAATTCATGATACCCCTCGACATTATCACACTTACATCAGAGGAATTTGAAAATGAAACCTCACCTGTTGCCGAATTTGCTAAAAGTGGGAAAATAATGTTTGCAGCTTAATAATGAGGAAATCCTGACCTTAATCCCAGCCCCATTCATCCTGCATCTGACCTCGCGCCCCCATACTTAAATGATGCCTGCGTCCGCTTGATACTTTAGATCATAGCCTTCGCAGACACATCAGGATCACCAGCACTGTGGATCATGGTGCCTCTCTCCTGCCTCCTCAGTCCCATTAATGTGATCAGATGATACTCCCTACCGCTCGGTTTGATGGACTGACGTCTCTGGATGTTCAGCAGCCTGGCCCACTTATCGATCATCTTCTCAAAATGCCGCAGGGTCAGCCTCTTGCCTATCCTCTCGTTTATGAAAATGTGTCCCTTCTTCCTGTTCCCCACATAATGTCGTAGCATTTCGCTGCACTGATACTGCCGGTCAGTTTCATGGTCTTGGGCGCACGTGTGTCGCCTGGTCCAGCGGTTGTACTTGCTCTTGGTCCTGGGGAAGGTGATCTCGCCGGTAGTGCGGTTCCACAGCTCGCTCCTGGATTCCAGGACCTCACTGGGTCGTGTGGTGGTCTCATTATCATAGTGCACGGTCTGCTGGGAATGCATAGCTTTGGTTCAATAAATGAATTAGATTTATATTCAAAAACAGCCTATCAAATTCTAGGTGAAAGTCATGAAGTTTAAAGTAGTCTTAGAACCAGCTGAAGAAGGCGGCTATGTAGTATATGTTCCCTCACTTCCCGGATGTATTTCTGAGGGTGATAGTAAGGAAGAAGCGCTAGAAAATATAAAAGAGGCTATAGAACTTTATTTGGAACCAACTGAAAATCCAATTTTAGCGAACAGTGCTGAAGTTGCTGAAGTTGCTGTCTAACTGGATATCCCATGAAGTTACCAGTAATGATCAGGTGAGAAAGTAATTAAAGCTCTATTAAAATCAGGATTTGTAAAAGTAAGGCAACGGGGTAACCTACGAAGGTGTCGGTTTATCTTCTTCGATCAAGGTACTGATGTTAAGCCCATCCAATTCTTCGCAAAGCTGTTTGGTGTAATATAATACAATTATTGAATAAGAGTTTAAAATATGTTCTTGCAGGGTGATTTTCCCTGCATTTCATTTTCATTCTCAATTTGTAATCATTTGAGCTATTATACAATAATTATTCATTTAAATCCCCAAATTTAACCAAAAGTAATAACAAAACCTATTTTACATAACATCTTATTAGACGCCGATAATGGAGATAAATACATGAAGATCCAAAAACCCAGGGGTACAAGAGACTTCCTGCCAGAGGATAACCACAAGAGACGATTTTATGAGAACAGGCTGCGGGACACGGCAACCAGGTGGGGATATCAGGAGATCAAGACCCCCACATTCGAGAGCATTGATCTGTTCACTGTAAAATCCGGTGAAGGTATCCTGGGAGAGATCTACAATTTTAAGGACAAGGGCGACCGCGAGATGGCACTCAGACCTGAACTCACCGCACCTGTGATGAGGATGTATGTCAATGAACTCCAGAGGACGCCAAAACCTGTCAAGCTTTATTATTTTGATAACTGTTTCAGATACGAACGACCACAGAAAGGAAGGTTCAGGGAATTCTGGCAGTTTGGTGCTGAATTGATCGGAAGTCCAAGGCCACAAGCCGATGCAGAGGTTATTGCCCTGGCCTGCAGGATGTTAAAGGCAGCAGGGGTAGAGGGAGAACTACATGTTGGACATCTTGGCATTATCAGGACTTTGCTGCAGGGGTTGAATGATGTGGTACAGGGTCAGATCATGAGGCTGGTGGATAAAAAGGATGACAAGGGTCTTGAGGATTATCTTGAAGAGATCGATGCCGATATTGAAATGAGGGAGAAGCTCTTTGAGCTTATAGGCCTGACCGGGACTGAAGCCGTAGCAGAGGCCAGGAACCTTGTGGGAGATATTGAAGACATGAATACCTTCCAGGAACTGCTGAACCTGCTGGATGTGTACGGCCTGGAATACACTATCAATTTTGGGATTGCCAGGGGCCTGGATTACTATACAGGTATGGTCTTTGAAATTTACAGCAGTGGTCTGGGAGCCCAGAACCAGGTATGCGGCGGCGGTTCGTACAGGCTTGCCAAATTGTTCGGCGGGGAAGATGTTGCTTCCACTGGTTTCGGCCTGGGATTTGACAGGATTATGGAAGTATGTACCATCGATGTACCTGTGGAAGATAAAGTGGTTGTGGTTTATTTTGAAGAGACCCGTGATGAGGCAATGCGTATTACAGCCATGCTCAGGGAATACCTGATAGTCGACATCGATGTAATGGGCAGAGGTTTTGGTGCGCAGTTAAAATATGCCAATACCAAAGGAGCCAAATGGGCTGTAATAGCAGGTGAAGATGAAATATCACTGGGCAAAGTCGGTCTCAAAAATATGGATTCGGGCCAGCAGGACCTGGTAAACATTGATGAACTGGTTCAAAAAATAACATCCTGATCCACTATATCATATCAAGCGGGATTGAACCGTTATGAACAGATGTAGCCACTAATATACCTTCCAACCCGATATCTTTCAACAGACTGATATCCTTCATATTCCTTATGCCGCCACCTAATATTATATTGTGATTTGAATGATCAACGACCTCTTTTAAGAAGTTAGTATTGATCCCGCTAGAGGTGCCTACATTGCTCAGTTCCAGTATTATCAGGTCATTAATATCATAACTGTTCAACATCTGGACCAACTTGATGGGAGGGATTTGAAATTCGGCTTCATTTGTAAGTATCTTGCCACCTAAAATATCAATACTAAAGTTTATGGTTCTTGGGTAGAAACTGCAAGCTTCTTCTAACAAACTTTCAGTTGCTGTTTCTGTACCTAAGACGACTGATTGTGCGAGCTCCTGGCCAAGATGAACATCATCCATAGTCGAAGCTCCCAGGTCAAGCATGGATTTGGCCTTCCAACCCATCTTTTTAATGATCTCATCATTGTTACCTGTGCCTCTAAGCCTGTTCAGGTCAGCTATGTACACTTCACGGGGAGTAAGTTCATTAACAATGTAAAGTGGCTCTGAATTTGAACATACACAACTGAATTCATGAATGGATCTATATTTTTCTCTCTCACCCTTTACGGCATGTACTACTTTTCCATTAAAAATGTCCAGTACAAAAACTACACGAAACATAATAATTTTATTAATTCTTCAGAATAGGTTATTTTCATATCGTTTCGTATCTACCAATATGGTTTTTATTATTAAAGTCTTGTGGATTGGATTATTTTGAGAATAATTTTAAGGAAACATATAGTAACTTATTTATTAGGACAAAGTAGTATTTGAATTTAATTTCGGAGTAACTTTATATGAAACTACTTGTCAGCCCAATCAATATCGATGAAGCGCGAGCTGCTGCAAATGGAGGAGCAGATATCATCGATGTAAAGAACCCCAAAGAAGGGAGTCTGGGAGCCAACTTCCCCTGGGTTATAAGAGCTGTGAAAGAAGCAGTAAACTCAAAATGCCCAATAAGCGCCACCATTGGAGATATGAATTATAAACCCGGTACAGCATCCCTTGCAGCGCTGGGAGCTGCTGTGGCAGGAGCTGAATATGTCAAAGTAGGATTATTTGATGTCCAGACCACGGAGCAGGCATTTGATATGGCCAGAAATGTTGTAAAATCTGTAAAAGATTATGATCCAAATAAGAAAGTGGTAATTTCCGGTTATTCAGATTATAAACGTATCAATTCCATTGCTGTAAGTAAACTGCCTGCTGTTTGTGCAGA includes these proteins:
- a CDS encoding HEPN domain-containing protein; this encodes MVIKPDEWLQQAEYDIETADYLYEGERYFYAVFMCHLSIEKALKGLYVKKFSKTPP
- a CDS encoding nucleotidyltransferase domain-containing protein, with translation MVKSKVVDAVTFLQQCLRETGLDVSKIIIFGSQSRDNATEDSDIDIAIISKDFSNKDIFERALLTKDAEIKTIRKFMIPLDIITLTSEEFENETSPVAEFAKSGKIMFAA
- a CDS encoding type II toxin-antitoxin system HicB family antitoxin translates to MKFKVVLEPAEEGGYVVYVPSLPGCISEGDSKEEALENIKEAIELYLEPTENPILANSAEVAEVAV
- a CDS encoding histidine--tRNA ligase, encoding MKIQKPRGTRDFLPEDNHKRRFYENRLRDTATRWGYQEIKTPTFESIDLFTVKSGEGILGEIYNFKDKGDREMALRPELTAPVMRMYVNELQRTPKPVKLYYFDNCFRYERPQKGRFREFWQFGAELIGSPRPQADAEVIALACRMLKAAGVEGELHVGHLGIIRTLLQGLNDVVQGQIMRLVDKKDDKGLEDYLEEIDADIEMREKLFELIGLTGTEAVAEARNLVGDIEDMNTFQELLNLLDVYGLEYTINFGIARGLDYYTGMVFEIYSSGLGAQNQVCGGGSYRLAKLFGGEDVASTGFGLGFDRIMEVCTIDVPVEDKVVVVYFEETRDEAMRITAMLREYLIVDIDVMGRGFGAQLKYANTKGAKWAVIAGEDEISLGKVGLKNMDSGQQDLVNIDELVQKITS
- a CDS encoding (5-formylfuran-3-yl)methyl phosphate synthase — translated: MKLLVSPINIDEARAAANGGADIIDVKNPKEGSLGANFPWVIRAVKEAVNSKCPISATIGDMNYKPGTASLAALGAAVAGAEYVKVGLFDVQTTEQAFDMARNVVKSVKDYDPNKKVVISGYSDYKRINSIAVSKLPAVCADCGADVVMMDTGIKDGRSTFEFMSHEELSKFVASAHDLGLETAIAGTIKFEDIEPLNKIGPDIIGVRGCVCGGDRNSAIQQELVEALKARMV